The proteins below come from a single Onychomys torridus chromosome 18, mOncTor1.1, whole genome shotgun sequence genomic window:
- the Sowahc gene encoding ankyrin repeat domain-containing protein SOWAHC, translating to MEGPLEPSSETILRFLAERGGRARHSELVQHFRDALGGQREQRTRAREHFKELVNAVATVRTDPADGTKYVHLKKRFWTAGSPPLEASLPRDPPRIEVTEEPQVPDLPAEPCQGSQLQDRADPPLSLGLGGEVSDDQEPLTPAPSGAQGKNSPQEGQAESWASVPGPSENLKLPAQGGEEVEGASSPGGPNTPRSARQNFRDLVMGSSPQLKRSVGPGDGSSGSISGGGRGRGGGDSDSASLASSSAEEESSGGGAVTLDPLEHAWMLSASEGKWDSLEGLLTCEPGLLSKRDFITGFTCLHWAAKHGRQEVLAMLVNFASKHQLPVNINARSSGGYTALHLAAMHGHVEVVKLLVGAYDADVDIRDYSGRKASQYLSESIAEEIKNLVGAMDEDDGDSTTGRGSGRWRLSKVLPSHLITYKLSQGMEDGTEHHHHHHVAEGWPGSKAKDSGRKALGSSSGRIKPRLNKIRFRTQIIHTTPSFKDTEQPLEEGEEEEEERSLKGYSSSFKLRPKSNVFG from the coding sequence ATGGAGGGGCCGCTAGAGCCGAGCTCCGAGACGATCCTGCGCTTTCTCGCCGAGCGCGGGGGCCGGGCCCGGCACTCGGAATTGGTGCAACACTTCAGGGACGCCCTGGGCGGCCAGCGCGAGCAGCGCACCCGCGCCCGCGAACACTTCAAAGAACTGGTCAACGCGGTGGCCACCGTGCGCACCGACCCGGCGGATGGCACCAAGTATGTGCATCTCAAGAAGAGGTTCTGGACGGCGGGGTCCCCTCCGCTGGAGGCCTCGCTGCCCCGGGACCCACCGCGTATCGAGGTGACTGAGGAGCCTCAAGTCCCGGACCTTCCAGCCGAGCCCTGCCAGGGCAGCCAGCTCCAGGACCGGGCAGATCCACCGTTGTCTCTCGGGCTGGGTGGCGAAGTGAGCGACGACCAGGAGCCTCTGACCCCTGCTCCAAGTGGGGCCCAGGGTAAGAACTCGCCGCAGGAGGGCCAGGCCGAGTCCTGGGCTTCAGTCCCCGGCCCCAGCGAGAACCTGAAACTCCCAGCACAGGGCGGTGAGGAGGTTGAAGGGGCCAGCTCCCCTGGTGGGCCCAATACGCCGAGATCGGCTCGTCAGAACTTTCGGGACCTGGTGATGGGCAGCTCCCCTCAACTCAAGAGGAGCGTGGGCCCTGGGGACGGTAGCTCTGGGAGCATCTCCGGAGGGGGTCGCGGCCGAGGAGGGGGCGACTCGGATAGCGCGTCCTTGGCTTCGTCCTCCGCCGAAGAGGAGAGCAGCGGTGGGGGCGCGGTTacgctggatcccctggagcacGCCTGGATGCTCTCAGCTTCCGAGGGCAAGTGGGACAGCCTGGAAGGGCTGCTCACTTGTGAGCCTGGCCTGCTATCGAAGCGAGACTTCATCACCGGCTTCACCTGCCTCCACTGGGCCGCCAAGCACGGCAGGCAGGAGGTCCTGGCTATGTTGGTCAACTTCGCCAGCAAACACCAGCTGCCGGTGAACATCAATGCCAGGTCGAGCGGAGGCTACACCGCCCTGCATTTGGCGGCCATGCATGGGCATGTAGAGGTGGTGAAGTTACTAGTGGGGGCCTACGACGCCGATGTGGACATCAGGGACTACAGCGGGAGAAAGGCCTCCCAGTACCTGAGTGAGAGCATCGCAGAGGAGATCAAGAACCTGGTGGGAGCCATGGACGAAGATGACGGGGACAGTACCACCGGCCGCGGGAGCGGGCGCTGGAGACTTTCGAAGGTGCTCCCGTCACACCTCATCACTTACAAACTCTCGCAGGGCATGGAAGATGGAACCgagcatcaccatcaccatcacgtCGCTGAagggtggccaggaagcaaagcaAAAGATTCAGGTCGCAAAGCCTTGGGCAGCTCCAGTGGACGGATAAAACCACGACTCAACAAAATCCGATTCCGAACCCAGATCATTCACACCACGCCCTCATTCAAGGATACCGAACAGCCcctggaggaaggggaagaggaagaagaggaaaggtcTCTTAAAGGCTACTCATCTTCCTTCAAACTGAGACCGAAGTCCAATGTATTTGGGTAA